The Streptomyces sp. HUAS CB01 genome has a segment encoding these proteins:
- the carB gene encoding carbamoyl-phosphate synthase large subunit, whose product MPKRTDIQSVLVIGSGPIVIGQAAEFDYSGTQACRVLKSEGLRVVLVNSNPATIMTDPEIADATYVEPITPEFVEKIIAKERPDALLPTLGGQTALNTAISLHEAGTLEKYGVELIGANVEAINKGEDRDLFKEVVEAVNRKIGHGESARSVICHSMDDVLQGVETLGGYPVVVRPSFTMGGAGSGFAHDEDELRRIAGQGLTLSPTTEVLLEESILGWKEYELELMRDKNDNVVVVCSIENFDPMGVHTGDSITVAPAMTLTDREYQILRDIGIAVIREVGVDTGGCNIQFAVDPVDGRVIVIEMNPRVSRSSALASKATGFPIAKIAARLAVGYTLDEIPNDITEQTPASFEPTLDYVVVKAPRFAFEKFPSADSTLTTTMKSVGEAMAIGRNFTEALQKALRSLEKKGSQFDFVTEPGDKDELLREAGRPTDGRINTVMEAIRAGATPQEVFEASKIDPWFVDQLFLIKEIADDLAAAEKLDPGLLAEAKRHGFSDAQIGGIRGLREDVVREVRHALGIRPVYKTVDTCAAEFAAKTPYFYSSYDEESEVAPREKPAVIILGSGPNRIGQGIEFDYSCVHASFALHDAGYETVMVNCNPETVSTDYDTSDRLYFEPLTLEDVLEIVHAEQQAGPVAGVVVQLGGQTPLGLSQALKDNGVPIVGTSPEAIHAAEDRGAFGRVLADAGLPAPKHGTATTFAEAKAIADEIGYPVLVRPSYVLGGRGMEIVYDETRLQAYISESTEIGPDRPVLVDRFLDDAIEIDVDALYDGSELYLGGVMEHIEEAGIHSGDSACALPPITLGGFDVKRLRASTEAIARGVGVRGLINIQFAMAGDILYVLEANPRASRTVPFTSKATAVPLAKAAARISLGATVAELREEGLLPAHGDGGTLPLDAPISVKEAVMPWSRFRDIHGRGVDTILGPEMRSTGEVMGIDSVFGTAYAKSQAGAYGPLPTKGRAFISVANRDKRSMIFPARELVAHGFELLATSGTAEVLKRNGIHATVVRKQSEGEGPGGERTIVQLIHDGQVDLIVNTPYGTGGRLDGYDIRTAAVARGVPCLTTVQALAAAVQGIDALNLGGVGVRSLQEHAEQLIAARD is encoded by the coding sequence GTGCCTAAGCGCACCGATATCCAGTCCGTCCTGGTCATCGGCTCCGGCCCGATCGTCATCGGTCAGGCAGCCGAGTTCGACTACTCCGGCACCCAGGCCTGCCGGGTCCTCAAGTCCGAGGGCCTGCGCGTCGTCCTGGTGAACTCCAACCCGGCGACGATCATGACCGACCCGGAGATCGCCGACGCCACGTACGTGGAGCCGATCACGCCGGAGTTCGTCGAGAAGATCATCGCCAAGGAGCGCCCCGACGCGCTCCTGCCCACCCTCGGCGGCCAGACCGCGCTCAACACCGCGATCTCCCTCCACGAGGCCGGGACGCTGGAGAAGTACGGCGTCGAGCTGATCGGTGCCAACGTCGAGGCCATCAACAAGGGCGAGGACCGCGACCTCTTCAAGGAGGTCGTCGAGGCCGTCAACCGCAAGATCGGCCACGGCGAGTCCGCCCGCTCCGTGATCTGCCACTCCATGGACGACGTCCTCCAGGGCGTCGAGACCCTCGGCGGCTACCCCGTGGTCGTCCGTCCCTCCTTCACCATGGGCGGCGCGGGCTCCGGCTTCGCGCACGACGAGGACGAGCTGCGCCGCATCGCCGGCCAGGGCCTGACCCTCTCGCCCACCACCGAGGTGCTCCTGGAGGAGTCCATCCTCGGCTGGAAGGAGTACGAGCTGGAGCTGATGCGCGACAAGAACGACAACGTCGTGGTCGTCTGCTCCATCGAGAACTTCGACCCCATGGGCGTGCACACGGGCGACTCGATCACGGTCGCGCCCGCGATGACGCTGACCGACCGCGAGTACCAGATCCTGCGGGACATCGGCATCGCCGTCATCCGCGAGGTGGGTGTCGACACGGGTGGCTGCAACATCCAGTTCGCCGTCGACCCCGTGGACGGCCGGGTCATCGTCATCGAGATGAACCCGCGGGTGTCCCGCTCCTCCGCCCTGGCCTCCAAGGCCACCGGATTCCCGATCGCGAAGATCGCGGCGCGGCTGGCCGTCGGGTACACCCTCGACGAGATCCCCAACGACATCACGGAGCAGACGCCGGCCTCCTTCGAGCCGACGCTCGACTACGTGGTCGTCAAGGCCCCGCGCTTCGCCTTCGAGAAGTTCCCCTCCGCGGACAGCACGCTCACCACGACCATGAAGTCCGTGGGCGAGGCCATGGCCATCGGCCGCAACTTCACCGAGGCCCTGCAGAAGGCCCTGCGCTCCCTGGAGAAGAAGGGCAGCCAGTTCGACTTCGTCACCGAACCCGGCGACAAGGACGAGCTGCTGCGCGAGGCGGGCCGCCCGACCGACGGCCGCATCAACACGGTCATGGAGGCCATCCGCGCCGGGGCCACTCCGCAGGAGGTCTTCGAGGCCTCGAAGATCGACCCCTGGTTCGTCGACCAGCTCTTCCTGATCAAGGAGATCGCCGACGACCTGGCCGCCGCCGAGAAGCTCGACCCCGGGCTGCTGGCCGAGGCGAAGCGCCACGGCTTCTCGGACGCCCAGATCGGCGGCATCCGCGGGCTGCGCGAGGACGTCGTCCGCGAGGTGCGCCACGCGCTGGGCATCCGCCCGGTCTACAAGACCGTCGACACCTGCGCCGCCGAGTTCGCCGCGAAGACCCCGTACTTCTACTCGTCCTACGACGAGGAGTCCGAGGTCGCCCCGCGCGAGAAGCCCGCGGTGATCATCCTGGGCTCCGGCCCGAACCGCATCGGCCAGGGCATCGAGTTCGACTACTCCTGCGTCCACGCCTCCTTCGCGCTCCACGACGCCGGCTACGAGACCGTCATGGTCAACTGCAACCCCGAGACGGTCTCCACCGACTACGACACCTCCGACCGGCTGTACTTCGAGCCGCTCACCCTGGAGGACGTCCTGGAGATCGTGCACGCGGAGCAGCAGGCCGGTCCGGTCGCCGGTGTGGTCGTCCAGCTCGGCGGACAGACCCCGCTCGGTCTCTCGCAGGCCCTCAAGGACAACGGCGTCCCGATCGTCGGCACGTCGCCCGAGGCCATCCACGCCGCCGAGGACCGCGGCGCCTTCGGCCGGGTGCTCGCCGACGCCGGCCTCCCGGCGCCCAAGCACGGCACCGCGACCACCTTCGCCGAGGCCAAGGCCATCGCCGACGAGATCGGCTACCCGGTGCTCGTCCGGCCGTCGTACGTGCTCGGCGGCCGCGGCATGGAGATCGTCTACGACGAGACCCGCCTCCAGGCGTACATCTCGGAGTCCACCGAGATCGGCCCCGACCGGCCGGTCCTGGTCGACCGCTTCCTCGACGACGCCATCGAGATCGACGTGGACGCCCTCTACGACGGCTCCGAGCTGTACCTCGGCGGTGTCATGGAGCACATCGAGGAAGCCGGCATCCACTCCGGCGACTCGGCCTGCGCCCTGCCCCCGATCACCCTCGGCGGCTTCGACGTCAAGCGTCTGCGGGCGTCGACCGAGGCCATCGCCCGCGGTGTCGGGGTGCGCGGACTGATCAACATCCAGTTCGCGATGGCCGGCGACATCCTGTACGTGCTGGAGGCCAACCCGCGCGCCTCCCGCACGGTCCCGTTCACCTCGAAGGCGACCGCCGTGCCGCTGGCCAAGGCCGCCGCCCGGATCTCGCTGGGCGCCACCGTCGCCGAACTGCGCGAGGAGGGCCTGCTGCCGGCCCACGGTGACGGGGGCACCCTCCCGCTGGACGCCCCGATCTCCGTCAAGGAGGCCGTGATGCCGTGGAGCCGCTTCCGCGACATCCACGGGCGCGGCGTCGACACCATCCTCGGTCCCGAGATGCGCTCCACGGGCGAGGTCATGGGCATCGACAGCGTCTTCGGCACGGCGTACGCGAAGTCGCAGGCCGGGGCCTACGGACCGCTGCCCACCAAGGGCCGCGCCTTCATCTCCGTCGCCAACCGCGACAAGCGTTCGATGATCTTCCCGGCCCGCGAGCTCGTCGCGCACGGTTTCGAACTGCTCGCCACCTCCGGCACCGCCGAGGTGCTCAAGCGCAACGGCATCCACGCGACCGTCGTGCGCAAGCAGTCCGAGGGCGAGGGCCCCGGCGGTGAGAGGACCATCGTCCAGCTCATCCACGACGGGCAGGTCGACCTGATCGTCAACACGCCGTACGGCACGGGCGGCCGCCTCGACGGCTACGACATCCGCACCGCGGCCGTGGCCCGCGGCGTGCCCTGCCTGACGACGGTCCAGGCGCTCGCCGCCGCGGTCCAGGGCATCGACGCGCTCAACCTCGGCGGGGTGGGCGTCCGTTCGCTCCAGGAACACGCGGAACAGCTGATCGCGGCCCGCGACTAG
- the pyrF gene encoding orotidine-5'-phosphate decarboxylase → MTPLEPFGARLRHAMDTRGPLCVGIDPHASLLTAWGLNDDVNGLERFTRTVVEALADRVAVLKPQSAFFERFGSRGIAVLEKAVEESRAAGALVLMDAKRGDIGSTMGAYAEAFLRKDSPLFSDAVTVSPYLGFGSLRPALDQAVLSGCGVFVLALTSNPEGAEVQRATASRGGSLAQLMLNHMADENAGADPMGPVGAVVGATLGDAGVDLDINGPLLAPGIGAQGATPADLPRVFGSAVRNVVPSVSRGVLRHGPDPAGLREAAERFADEIRVAVAGA, encoded by the coding sequence ATGACCCCCCTGGAACCCTTCGGCGCCCGGCTGCGCCACGCCATGGACACCCGCGGGCCGCTGTGCGTCGGGATCGATCCGCACGCCTCGCTGCTCACCGCGTGGGGACTGAACGACGACGTCAACGGCCTGGAGCGGTTCACCCGCACGGTCGTCGAGGCGCTCGCCGACCGGGTCGCCGTCCTCAAGCCGCAGTCCGCGTTCTTCGAGCGCTTCGGCTCGCGCGGCATCGCGGTGCTGGAGAAGGCCGTCGAGGAGTCCCGGGCCGCCGGCGCGCTGGTCCTCATGGACGCCAAGCGCGGCGACATCGGCTCCACCATGGGTGCCTACGCGGAGGCGTTCCTGCGCAAGGACTCGCCGCTGTTCTCCGACGCCGTGACGGTCTCGCCGTACCTCGGCTTCGGATCGCTGCGCCCGGCGCTCGACCAGGCCGTCCTCAGCGGCTGCGGGGTCTTCGTCCTCGCGCTCACCTCGAACCCGGAGGGCGCCGAGGTCCAGCGGGCCACGGCGTCCCGCGGCGGTTCGCTGGCCCAGCTCATGCTGAACCACATGGCCGACGAGAACGCCGGGGCGGACCCGATGGGCCCGGTCGGCGCGGTGGTCGGCGCCACGCTCGGCGACGCGGGCGTGGACCTGGACATCAACGGCCCGCTCCTCGCGCCGGGCATCGGCGCCCAGGGCGCGACCCCGGCGGACCTGCCCCGCGTGTTCGGGTCCGCCGTGCGCAACGTCGTGCCCAGCGTGAGCCGCGGCGTCCTGCGCCACGGCCCGGACCCGGCCGGCCTGCGCGAGGCCGCGGAGCGCTTCGCCGACGAGATCCGCGTGGCGGTCGCCGGCGCGTGA
- the carA gene encoding glutamine-hydrolyzing carbamoyl-phosphate synthase small subunit has protein sequence MTTSTRGTRVPAVLVLEDGRTFRGRAYGAMGVTFGEAVFSTGMTGYQETLTDPSYHRQVVVMTAPHVGNTGVNDEDPESARIWVSGYVVRDPARVPSNWRSRRSLDEELAAQGVVGISGVDTRALTRHLRERGAMRVGIFSGNALPDEGTMLAEVRQAPEMKGADLSAEVATKEAYVVPALGPDGEAVPVGTARFTVAAVDLGIKGMTPHRMAERGIEVHVLPATATVEDVYAVAPDGVFFSNGPGDPATADHAVSVMRGVLERRTPLFGICFGNQILGRALGFGTYKLKYGHRGINQPVQDRTTGKVEVTAHNHGFAVDAPLDKVSETPYGRAEVSHVCLNDDVVEGLQLLDRPAFSVQYHPEAAAGPHDAAYLFDRFVSLMEGQRA, from the coding sequence ATGACGACCTCCACCAGGGGAACCCGAGTTCCCGCCGTACTCGTCCTGGAGGACGGCCGCACGTTCCGCGGCCGCGCCTACGGGGCCATGGGGGTGACCTTCGGCGAGGCGGTGTTCTCCACCGGCATGACCGGCTACCAGGAGACCCTCACCGACCCGTCGTACCACCGCCAGGTCGTCGTGATGACCGCCCCGCACGTCGGCAACACCGGCGTCAACGACGAGGACCCCGAGTCGGCGCGCATCTGGGTGTCCGGCTACGTCGTCCGCGACCCCGCCCGCGTCCCCTCCAACTGGCGCTCCCGCCGCTCCCTCGACGAGGAGCTCGCGGCCCAGGGCGTGGTCGGCATCAGCGGCGTCGACACCCGCGCCCTCACCCGCCATCTGCGGGAGCGCGGCGCGATGCGCGTCGGCATCTTCTCCGGCAACGCGCTGCCCGACGAGGGCACGATGCTCGCCGAGGTCCGCCAGGCGCCGGAGATGAAGGGCGCCGACCTCTCGGCGGAGGTCGCCACGAAGGAGGCGTACGTCGTCCCCGCGCTCGGACCCGACGGCGAAGCCGTACCGGTCGGCACGGCGAGGTTCACCGTCGCCGCCGTCGACCTCGGCATCAAGGGCATGACCCCGCACCGCATGGCCGAACGCGGCATCGAGGTGCACGTACTGCCCGCCACCGCCACGGTCGAGGACGTGTACGCGGTCGCCCCCGACGGCGTGTTCTTCTCCAACGGCCCCGGTGACCCGGCCACCGCCGACCACGCCGTCTCCGTCATGCGGGGCGTGCTGGAGCGCAGGACCCCGCTCTTCGGCATCTGCTTCGGCAACCAGATCCTGGGCCGCGCGCTCGGCTTCGGCACGTACAAGCTCAAGTACGGCCACCGCGGCATCAACCAGCCCGTGCAGGACCGCACGACCGGCAAGGTCGAGGTCACCGCGCACAACCACGGCTTCGCCGTGGACGCCCCTCTCGACAAGGTCTCCGAGACCCCCTACGGCCGCGCCGAGGTCTCCCACGTCTGCCTCAACGACGACGTGGTGGAGGGCCTCCAGCTGCTCGACCGGCCGGCCTTCAGCGTCCAGTACCACCCCGAAGCGGCCGCGGGCCCGCACGATGCCGCGTACCTGTTCGACCGCTTCGTCTCCCTGATGGAGGGCCAGCGTGCCTAA
- a CDS encoding integration host factor, producing the protein MALPPLTPEQRAAALEKAAAARRERAEVKNRLKHSGASLHEVIKQGQENNVIGKMKVSALLESLPGVGKVRAKQIMERLGISESRRVRGLGSNQIASLEREFGGGAA; encoded by the coding sequence GTGGCTCTTCCGCCCCTTACCCCTGAACAGCGCGCAGCCGCGCTCGAAAAGGCCGCCGCGGCTCGCCGGGAGCGGGCCGAGGTCAAGAATCGACTCAAGCACTCCGGCGCCTCCCTCCACGAGGTCATCAAGCAGGGCCAGGAGAACAACGTCATCGGCAAGATGAAGGTCTCCGCCCTGCTCGAGTCGCTCCCCGGCGTCGGCAAGGTCCGTGCCAAGCAGATCATGGAGCGACTGGGCATCTCCGAGAGCCGCCGTGTGCGGGGTCTCGGCTCGAACCAGATCGCGTCGCTCGAGCGCGAGTTCGGCGGCGGCGCCGCCTGA
- the rpoZ gene encoding DNA-directed RNA polymerase subunit omega, translated as MSSSMTAPEGIINPPIDELLEATDSKYSLVIYAAKRARQINAYYSQLGEGLLEYVGPLVDTHVHEKPLSISLREINAGLLTSEAVEGPAQ; from the coding sequence GTGTCCTCTTCCATGACCGCGCCCGAGGGCATCATCAACCCGCCGATCGACGAGCTGCTCGAGGCAACCGACTCGAAGTACAGCCTGGTGATCTACGCGGCCAAGCGCGCGCGTCAGATCAACGCGTACTACTCGCAGCTCGGTGAGGGTCTCCTCGAGTACGTCGGTCCGCTGGTGGACACCCACGTGCACGAGAAGCCCCTCTCGATCTCCCTGCGCGAGATCAACGCGGGCCTGCTGACCTCCGAGGCCGTCGAGGGTCCGGCCCAGTAG
- a CDS encoding dihydroorotase: MSKILIRGAKVLGGEAQDVLIDGETIAEVGTGIAAGDATVVEAEGRILLPGLVDLHTHLREPGREDSETVLTGTRAAASGGFTAVFAMANTFPVADTAGVVEQVWRLGKEHGYCDVQPIGAVTVGLEGKKLAELGAMHDSAAAVTVFSDDGKCVDDAVIMRRALEYVKAFGGVVAQHAQEPRLTEGAQMNEGVVSAELGLGGWPAVAEESIIARDVLLAEHVGSRVHICHLSTAGSVAIVRWAKSRGIDVTAEVTPHHLLLTDELVRTYNPVYKVNPPLRTERDVMALREALADGTIDIVATDHAPHPHEDKDCEWAAAAMGMVGLETALSVVQHTMVDTGLLTWEGVADRMSFKPARIGRAEGHGRPVSAGEPANLTLLDPAYRGTVDPAGFASRSRNTPYEGRELPGRVTHTFLRGRATLMDGKLA, encoded by the coding sequence ATGAGCAAGATCCTTATCCGTGGCGCGAAGGTGCTCGGCGGCGAGGCGCAGGACGTCCTGATCGACGGCGAGACCATCGCCGAGGTCGGCACCGGGATCGCGGCCGGCGACGCCACCGTCGTCGAGGCCGAGGGCAGGATCCTGCTGCCAGGCCTGGTCGATCTCCACACCCATCTGCGCGAGCCCGGCCGTGAGGACTCCGAGACCGTCCTCACCGGCACCCGCGCGGCCGCGAGCGGCGGCTTCACGGCCGTGTTCGCCATGGCCAACACCTTCCCCGTCGCCGACACCGCGGGCGTCGTCGAGCAGGTGTGGCGGCTCGGCAAGGAGCACGGCTACTGCGACGTCCAGCCCATCGGCGCCGTCACCGTCGGCCTGGAGGGCAAGAAGCTCGCCGAACTCGGCGCCATGCACGACTCCGCCGCCGCCGTCACCGTCTTCTCCGACGACGGCAAGTGCGTCGACGACGCCGTGATCATGCGCCGGGCCCTGGAGTACGTGAAGGCCTTCGGCGGCGTCGTCGCCCAGCACGCCCAGGAGCCGCGGCTCACCGAGGGCGCCCAGATGAACGAGGGCGTCGTCTCCGCCGAGCTGGGCCTGGGCGGCTGGCCGGCCGTCGCCGAGGAGTCGATCATCGCCCGGGACGTGCTGCTGGCCGAGCACGTCGGCTCCCGCGTCCACATCTGCCATCTGTCGACCGCCGGTTCCGTCGCGATCGTCCGCTGGGCCAAGTCCCGCGGCATCGACGTCACCGCCGAGGTCACCCCGCACCACCTGCTCCTCACCGACGAGCTGGTCCGCACGTACAACCCGGTCTACAAGGTCAACCCGCCCCTGCGCACCGAGCGGGACGTGATGGCGCTGCGCGAGGCCCTGGCCGACGGCACGATCGACATCGTCGCCACGGACCACGCCCCGCACCCGCACGAGGACAAGGACTGCGAGTGGGCCGCGGCCGCGATGGGCATGGTCGGCCTCGAGACCGCGCTCTCCGTCGTCCAGCACACGATGGTCGACACCGGGCTGCTGACCTGGGAGGGCGTCGCCGACCGGATGTCGTTCAAGCCCGCCCGGATCGGCCGCGCGGAGGGCCACGGCCGGCCCGTCTCGGCAGGTGAGCCCGCCAACCTCACCCTGCTCGATCCGGCATACCGTGGAACCGTGGACCCCGCGGGCTTCGCCTCCCGCAGCCGCAACACCCCCTACGAGGGCCGTGAGCTGCCGGGGCGCGTCACCCACACGTTTCTGCGGGGCCGCGCGACGCTCATGGACGGGAAGCTGGCGTGA
- a CDS encoding quinone-dependent dihydroorotate dehydrogenase, with protein MYKFFFNLVFKRMDPEEAHHLAFRWIRLAARVPVLRTFVAAALAPRYEELRTEALGLRMHGPFGLAAGFDKNAVAIDGMSMLGFDHVEIGTVTAQPQPGNPRKRLFRLVPDRALINRMGFNNDGSAAVAARLAARREIFRTVVGVNIGKTKVVPEEEAVGDYVTSTERLAAHADYLVVNVSSPNTPGLRNLQATEALRPLLSAVREAADRTVTGRRVPLLVKIAPDLADEDVDAVADLAVELGLDGIIATNTTIARDGLGLKSDPALVKETGGLSGAPVKERSLAVLRRLYARVGDRITLVGVGGIENAEDAWQRILAGATLVQGYSAFVYEGPFYARAVHKGLAARLAASPYATLAEAVGAETRKAATA; from the coding sequence ATGTACAAGTTCTTCTTCAACCTGGTCTTCAAGCGGATGGACCCGGAGGAGGCCCACCACCTCGCCTTCCGGTGGATCCGGCTCGCGGCGCGCGTCCCCGTGCTGCGCACCTTCGTCGCCGCCGCGCTCGCACCCCGCTACGAGGAACTGCGCACCGAGGCACTCGGCCTGCGGATGCACGGCCCCTTCGGCCTCGCCGCCGGCTTCGACAAGAACGCCGTCGCCATCGACGGCATGTCCATGCTCGGGTTCGACCACGTCGAGATCGGCACGGTCACGGCACAGCCCCAGCCGGGCAATCCCCGGAAGCGGCTCTTCCGGCTCGTGCCCGACCGCGCGCTGATCAACCGCATGGGCTTCAACAACGACGGCTCGGCCGCCGTCGCCGCCCGGCTCGCCGCCCGCCGGGAGATCTTCCGCACGGTCGTCGGCGTCAACATCGGCAAGACCAAGGTCGTCCCCGAGGAGGAGGCCGTCGGCGACTACGTGACCTCCACCGAGCGGCTCGCCGCCCACGCGGACTACCTCGTGGTCAACGTCAGCTCCCCGAACACCCCCGGCCTGCGGAACCTCCAGGCCACGGAGGCCCTGCGCCCCCTGCTCAGCGCGGTGCGCGAAGCCGCCGACCGCACGGTCACGGGCCGCCGCGTCCCCCTCCTGGTCAAGATCGCCCCGGACCTCGCCGACGAGGACGTGGACGCCGTCGCCGACCTCGCCGTCGAACTGGGCCTGGACGGGATCATCGCCACCAACACCACGATCGCCCGCGACGGCCTCGGCCTGAAGTCCGACCCGGCCCTGGTGAAGGAGACCGGCGGACTCTCCGGCGCCCCCGTCAAGGAGCGCTCCCTGGCGGTGCTCCGCCGCCTGTACGCGCGGGTCGGCGACCGCATCACCCTGGTCGGCGTGGGCGGCATCGAGAACGCCGAGGACGCCTGGCAGCGGATCCTGGCCGGCGCCACCCTCGTCCAGGGCTACAGCGCCTTCGTCTACGAGGGCCCGTTCTACGCCCGGGCCGTCCACAAGGGCCTGGCCGCACGGCTGGCCGCGAGCCCGTACGCCACCCTCGCCGAGGCCGTCGGCGCCGAGACCCGGAAGGCAGCGACCGCATGA
- the gmk gene encoding guanylate kinase encodes MAAEARPRLTVLSGPSGVGKSTVVAHMRKVHPEVWLSVSATTRKPRPGERHGVQYFFVGDDEFDKLVANGELLEWAEFAGNRYGTPRRAVQERLEAGEPVLLEIDLQGARQVKESMPASQLVFLAPPSWDELVRRLTGRGTEAPDVIERRLEAAKVELAAESEFDTTLVNTSVEDVARELLALMEVV; translated from the coding sequence ATGGCAGCAGAGGCACGTCCGCGGCTGACCGTGCTCTCCGGCCCTTCCGGGGTCGGCAAGAGCACGGTCGTCGCCCATATGCGCAAGGTCCACCCCGAGGTCTGGCTCTCGGTGTCGGCCACCACCCGGAAGCCGCGCCCCGGCGAGCGTCACGGCGTCCAGTACTTCTTCGTCGGCGACGACGAGTTCGACAAGCTGGTCGCCAACGGCGAGCTGCTGGAATGGGCCGAGTTCGCGGGCAACCGCTACGGCACTCCGCGCCGTGCGGTCCAGGAGCGCCTGGAGGCCGGGGAGCCGGTTCTCCTGGAGATCGACCTCCAGGGTGCCCGTCAGGTCAAGGAGTCCATGCCGGCCTCGCAGCTGGTCTTCCTGGCTCCGCCGAGCTGGGACGAGCTCGTCCGCCGTCTCACCGGCCGCGGCACCGAGGCCCCCGACGTCATCGAGCGGCGTCTCGAGGCCGCGAAGGTCGAGCTGGCGGCGGAGTCGGAGTTCGACACCACCCTGGTCAACACCTCCGTCGAGGACGTCGCGCGCGAGCTGCTAGCCTTGATGGAAGTTGTCTGA
- the coaBC gene encoding bifunctional phosphopantothenoylcysteine decarboxylase/phosphopantothenate--cysteine ligase CoaBC yields the protein MDKPKVVLGVSGGIAAYKACELLRRLTESGHDVRVVPTASALQFVGAATWSALSGHPVSTEVWSDVHEVPHVRIGQGADLVVVAPATADMLAKAAHGLADDLLTNTLLTARCPVVFAPAMHTEMWEHPATRENVATLRRRGAVVIAPAVGRLTGVDTGKGRLPEPGEIFEVCRRVLARGATAPDLAGRHVVVSAGGTREPLDPVRYLGNRSSGKQGYALARTAAARGARVTLIEANTGMADPAGVDVVHVGTAVQLREAVLKAAADADVVVMAAAVADFRPAVYAEGKIKKKDGQEPAPITLVRNPDILAEISAERARLGQLVVGFAAETDDVLANGREKLRRKGCDLLVVNEVGERRTFGSEENEAVVLAADGGETPVPFGPKEALADTVWDLVGARLV from the coding sequence GTGGACAAGCCGAAGGTCGTTCTGGGTGTCAGCGGCGGCATCGCCGCCTACAAGGCGTGCGAGCTGCTGCGCCGGTTGACCGAGTCCGGACACGACGTCCGGGTCGTGCCCACTGCCTCCGCGCTCCAGTTCGTCGGCGCCGCGACCTGGTCGGCCCTCTCGGGGCACCCGGTCTCCACCGAGGTCTGGTCGGACGTCCACGAGGTCCCGCACGTACGGATCGGGCAGGGCGCCGACCTCGTCGTGGTCGCCCCCGCGACCGCGGACATGCTCGCAAAGGCCGCCCACGGCCTCGCCGACGACCTGCTGACGAACACCCTGCTCACCGCCCGCTGTCCGGTCGTCTTCGCGCCCGCGATGCACACCGAGATGTGGGAGCACCCCGCCACCCGCGAGAACGTGGCGACGCTGCGCCGCCGCGGCGCGGTCGTCATCGCCCCCGCCGTCGGCCGGCTCACCGGTGTCGACACGGGCAAGGGCCGGCTGCCCGAGCCCGGCGAGATCTTCGAGGTCTGCCGCAGGGTGCTCGCCCGCGGCGCGACGGCTCCCGACCTCGCCGGCCGCCATGTGGTGGTCAGCGCCGGCGGGACCCGTGAGCCACTCGACCCGGTCCGGTACCTGGGCAATCGCTCCTCCGGCAAGCAGGGCTACGCGCTGGCCCGCACGGCCGCCGCCCGCGGTGCCCGGGTGACGCTGATCGAGGCCAACACCGGCATGGCCGACCCGGCCGGCGTCGACGTGGTCCACGTCGGCACGGCGGTGCAGCTGCGCGAGGCCGTGCTCAAGGCCGCCGCCGACGCCGACGTTGTCGTGATGGCCGCCGCCGTCGCCGACTTCCGCCCGGCGGTGTACGCCGAGGGCAAGATCAAGAAGAAGGACGGCCAGGAGCCGGCGCCGATCACCCTGGTGCGCAACCCCGACATCCTCGCCGAGATCTCCGCCGAGCGGGCCCGCCTCGGGCAGTTGGTGGTGGGCTTCGCCGCCGAGACCGACGACGTGCTCGCCAACGGCCGTGAGAAGCTCCGCCGCAAGGGCTGCGACCTGCTGGTCGTCAACGAGGTGGGAGAGCGCAGGACCTTCGGCTCCGAGGAGAACGAGGCGGTGGTCCTGGCCGCGGACGGCGGTGAGACGCCGGTTCCGTTCGGCCCCAAGGAGGCCCTCGCGGACACGGTCTGGGACCTGGTCGGGGCCCGGCTGGTGTGA